In Rhodamnia argentea isolate NSW1041297 chromosome 4, ASM2092103v1, whole genome shotgun sequence, the following proteins share a genomic window:
- the LOC115744622 gene encoding FGGY carbohydrate kinase domain-containing protein, with amino-acid sequence MATAASAATRRSVFLGVDVGTGSARAGLFDEEGKLLGSASSPIQIWKEGDCVEQSSTDIWHAICAAVKAACSLANISGEDVSGIGFAATCSLVAVDADGSPVTVSWSGDSRRNIIVWMDHRAIKQAEKINSSNSSVLQYCGGAVSPEMQPPKLLWVKENLRESWSLVFRWMDLSDWLSYRATGDDTRSLCTTVCKWTYLGHAHMQLSEKDSRDMEACGWDDDFWEEIGLADLVDGHHAKIGRSVAFPGHPLGNGLTPVAAKELGLLAGTPVGTSLIDAHAGGVGVIESVSESDIEDKENVKEAICHRMVLVCGTSTCHMAVAQSKLFIPGVWGPFWSAMVPEYWLTEGGQSATGALLDHVIQNHVASPLLANRAASQSVSVFELLNKILESLKHDLKTPFLAALTENIHVLPDYHGNRSPLADPQAKGVICGLTLDSSEKQLALLYLATVQSLAYGTRHIVEHCNAHGHTIDTVLACGGLAKNPLFLQEHADIIGCPIILPRESESVLLGAAILGAVAAKKYSSLREAMKALNAAGLVIHPSNDPRIKKYHDAKYHIFRELYEQQLAQRSIMADALA; translated from the exons ATGGCGACCGCCGCCTCCGCTGCTACTCGTCGGTCCGTCTTCCTCGGCGTCGACGTCGGCACCGGCAGCGCCCGCGCCG GTCTTTTTGATGAGGAAGGAAAGCTACTGGGGTCTGCGAGCAGTCCAATACAAATATGGAAAGAGGGTGATTGTGTGGAG CAATCTTCAACGGATATCTGGCATGCAATTTGTGCAGCTGTAAAAGCAGCATGCTCCCTTGCAAATATATCTGGTGAAGATGTCAGTGGAATTGGGTTCGCTGCTACTTGTTCCCTTG TTGCAGTGGATGCTGATGGTTCACCGGTAACAGTTTCTTGGAGTGGCGATTCAAGAAGAAATATTATTGTCTGGATGGATCACAGAGCTATAAAGCAAGCTGAAAAGATCAATTCTAGTAACTCCTCTGTACTTCAGTATTGTGGTGGAGCTGTTTCCCCAGAAATGCAACCACCTAAG CTTCTGTGGGTGAAAGAAAATTTGCGAGAGTCCTGGTCACTGGTGTTTAGGTGGATGGACTTGAGTGACTGGTTGTCATACAG AGCAACTGGAGACGATACTCGGAGTTTGTGCACTACGGTATGCAAATGGACTTATCTTGGTCACGCGCACATGCAGCTGAGTGAAAAAGATTCTCGGGATATGGAAGCCTGTGGATGGGATGACGACTTTTGGGAGGAGATTGGCCTGGCCGATCTTGTGGATGGTCATCATGCTAAGATTG GAAGAAGTGTAGCTTTCCCTGGACATCCTCTGGGAAATGGTCTCACTCCAGTTGCTGCAAAG GAACTAGGCCTCCTGGCAGGAACTCCTGTAGGAACTTCATTGATTGATGCTCATGCTGGTGGTGTTGGGGTTATAGAAAGTGTTTCAGAGTCGGACATTGAAGATAAAG aaaatgttAAGGAGGCCATATGCCATCGGATGGTGCTTGTCTGTGGTACTTCCACTTGTCATATGGCTGTAGCACAGAGCAAGCTGTTCATTCCAGGAGTCTGGGGACCATTTTGGTCAG CAATGGTGCCAGAATATTGGCTCACAGAGGGTGGGCAAAGTGCTACTGGGGCATTGTTAGATCACGTGATTCAAAATCATGTTGCTTCTCCACTGCTTGCAAATCGCGCTGCTTCACAAA GTGTATCAGTATTTGAGCTACTGAACAAAATATTAGAATCTCTTAAGCATGACCTCAAGACTCCTTTTCTCGCTGCTTTGACTGAGAACATTCATGTCCTTCCAGACTATCATGGGAACAG ATCACCCCTTGCGGATCCACAAGCAAAAGGAGTGATTTGTGGATTAACCCTTGATTCAAGTGAGAAGCAATTGGCTCTTCTATACTTAGCTACTGTCCAAAGTCTTGCATATGGTACTCGCCACATAGTGGAGCACTGCAATGCCCATGGCCATACA ATTGATACAGTGCTAGCATGTGGGGGCCTGGCTAAGAATCCGTTGTTCCTTCAAGAACATGCAGACATCATAG GTTGCCCAATTATTCTTCCGAGAGAAAGTGAGTCTGTGCTTTTAGGTGCTGCAATCCTTGGGGCAGTCGCAGCAAAGAAATATTCTAGTCTTAGAGAGGCCATGAAAGCCCTGAATGCCGCTGGTCTG GTCATACATCCATCTAATGATCCGAGGATAAAGAAGTACCATGATGCCAAGTACCATATATTCCGTGAGCTTTATGAGCAGCAGCTGGCTCAGCGTTCAATCATGGCTGATGCTTTGGCATAG